In the Pedobacter cryoconitis genome, GTATTACACCGATCATCAAAAGAATCAGTACCAGTTCCTTTGTTTTCGCATCCGGAGGTTGGGTACTGCTTATGCTGGCAGCGATTTACTGGCTGGTGGATGTAAAGCAAAATATAAAATACGCCTGGGTTTTTACTGTAGTAGGGATGAATGCTATTTTCATTTATATCTTTTTTGAAACCGTTGGGCATGAATGGCTCAATGGTGCTATTGGGATTTTTACTGGAGATATGCTGCATTTATTTTTCAATCTTCCTGTCAGTTTTGCGGGCTTGATCTCTGCTTTAGCCGTGTGGTTTGCAGAATGCTCACTCTGTTACTGGCTGTATAAAAACAAGATATTCTTTAAGCTATAAACTGAAATTTAACCTAAACCGATATGAAAAAAGTAATCATTATTATCCTCCTTGCAGGGCTTTTTAGTGCCTGTTCCAAAGTAAATAATTTAGAACCAGGTCAATCAGCAACCTCAAAAGACAAGACCATGCTGCTTGCTGTGACCAGTTATTATGTAAATGGCACCAGTGGAAACGACGCCAATTCAGGTACAACAGCAGCTACGGCATTAAAAACTATCCAGGCTGCATTAAATAAAACAACAGACGGCGCTGGCAGTACAATTTTTGTGGCTGCGGGAACTTATCAAGAACGGCTGAACTGGCCTAATTCAGGAGCATCCGCAACGGAGCCTATAACCTTGACTAATTATAACAGTGGTACTGTAATCCTTGACGGTACCAATGCAACCAATACTGCACAAAATGCAATGATTGCTATTGCAAGTAAAAGCTATATCCGCATCCAGTCCATCCGGATTGCGAATAATATCCGGGGTTTTGCTTCCGGCATTTATATGTCGGGCTCAGGGACAGATGTCCATTTTACAGATTGTAAGCTATACAACATTGGGTGGACAACCAATGCTGCTGCTGTTCCTTCATCGAGTGATAATGCTAATCCATTAGTTATCGTAGGAACAACTGCAAATTCTTATAACCAGATCTACATTGGGAATAATGAAATTTATAATTGCACAACTGGTTTCAGCGAGGGACTTACTGTGGCAGGTAATGTGGAGAATTTCCTGATAGAGAATAATACCGTGCACGATATCACTAATATTGGGATTGACATGACAGGTAATTATGCCTGGACCGGGGCACCTGCAAATGTCAACTTTGCACGTAATGGTAACGTAAAATACAATAAAGTTTACCGTTGTGTTTCACCAGTGGCCACTTCTGCCGGTATTTATGTAGATGGAGCAAAATGGATTAATATTGAAGGCAATACCTGTTACGAAAACTCAACGGGGATTAGTGCGGGTTGTGAAAACAATAACAATAGCACAGATGGCATCAATATCAGGAGCAACTTTATCTATAATAATGTAGAAGCTGGAATAATAATGGGCTCCAATGCAGCAAATAGTAAGGTGATTAATTCGACAATTACCAACAATACACTATTTAAAAATTACTCAAAAACTGGCTGGGGAGGAGAAATCCATCTTCAAAATACAGATCATCTTACCATCACGAACAACATTATTCAATCTGCAAGTAATATAGTGATCGTAGCCTCTTCCGGTTACACCTCTACTAACCTGGTTTTTGATTACAACAATTATTTCTCCGCTTCGGGCTCTTCAGCTACGGTTACTTTTGACTGGGGTGGAATTAGCGGTATTACTTACCCCTCTTTTGCTGCATTTAAAACTGGAACTGGTTTAGATGCGAATTCAAGTTATGGTATGCCTTCTTTTGTTTCGGCCACCTTGCCTAATCCAAACCTTCATTTAGGCAGCGCCTCTTTATGTGTCAACAAAGGCTTACCCTCATTTGTCGCTCAACCCGGAGAATTTGACATTGATAAAGAAGCGAGAGTGAGAAATGGCCGCGTAGATATTGGAGCGGACGAATCAGCTTATTAAACTTATCCGTTCATCTTAAAGTTATATTTTGAAAAGAATTAAGAATTTATTTGAAATCACCTCTCAGTTTAAATGTCATGTTGATATTTCTTCTCTCAGATCATATGGGACAGGACATATTAATGATACTTACCGGCTAAAGAACCTGGTGAGTGAGGAACATGACTATTTGCTGCAAAAGATTAACCACCATGTTTTTAAAGATGTCCCCAAGCTTACGGAAAACATTTGCAGAGTTATTGCACATCTTAAAAATAAGATGATTATAGCCGGTGAGGGCAATCCCGACAAAGAAGTGATGACAATGGTTGCTACCAAATCCGGCCCTTATTTTTATCAGGATAGCCATGGTGAATATTGGAGAATGTGCCATTTCTTAAAGGATACTAAAACTTATGATGTAGTTGAAACAGAAAAGCAAGCTTATGAAGGTGGAAAAGCTTTCGGGAAATTTCAAGCCATGCTTTGCGATCTTTCTCCAGAAGTGATGTATGAGGTGATTCCTGATTTTCATAATATCGAAAAAAGGCTTGGACAATTGGAACATGCGGTAAATGCAGATTCCTTCGACCGTGTTCAGCAGGTATTGCCGGAACTGGAAACCATACAAGCCAGCGCTAAGTCTATGTTGTTTTTTCAGGAGGATGAACAACGGCTTACTTTGCCCATGCGTGTAACTCACAATGACACCAAGTTTAATAATGTGCTGTTGAATTTAAAAGGGAAGGCACAGTGTATAATTGACCTGGATACGGTAATGGCAGATTACATTGCTTATGACTTTGGGGATGCTATCCGGACAATTATTAATACAGCGGCCGAAGATGAAGCGGAACTGTCAAACATCAAATTGAACCTTCCGCTATTTAAGGCTTACACCAAAGGCTATATGAAAGAAGCCGGGCAATTCCTGAATGAGTGGGAATTAAGGTCTTTGATCAAGGGTGTTCTTTTGTTGCCTTATATGCAGGCAGTCAGGTTTTTAACAGACTACCTTAACGGAGATATTTATTATAAGATCGAATCTCCCCATCATAACCTTCAACGTACCAGAGCGCAACTTCAATTGCTAAAGGAGTTGTTCACCCACTCCAAGAGCATGGAAAAAGTAATATTTAAAGAGGCTAAAAAACATCAGTTAATTAAGAGCTAGAAATCATGGATAGAAGACATTTTTGTGCCAACGGATTAGTTGGATTGGCCGGGCTTACTTTAATGCCATCGGGCGTATTATTCGCGAATGCTAAAGACAAGATCAAATTAGGTTATATCGGTGTAGGCTTAAGAGGGCGGAATCATATCAGCGAAGGGCTTCTTCGTTCCGATGTAGAAATAACTGCGATTTGTGATACGCAGGAAAGCTCTTTGAAATATTGCCGTGCACAGTTTGTAAAGGCAGGCAAGAAACTTCCAGCCGAATATACTGGTGGGCTTGATGCTTATAAAAAACTGCTGGAACGAAAAGATATAGATGCAGTGATCATTGCAACACCATGGGAGTTTCATAAAGAACAGGCCATCGATGCAATGAGAGCTGGAAAATATGTGGGTTGTGAGGTGATTGCAGGCATTACGGTAGAAGACCATTGGGAGATCTTAAAAGTTTATGAAGAGACGAAAATTCCTTACATGACGCTTGAAAATGTTTGTTACCGCCGGGATGTACTTGCCGTATTAAACATGGTCCGGAATAATGTTTTCGGAGAACTGATACATTTAGAAGGAGGATACCAACATGACCTCAGAGGTGTTTTATTTAATGATGGAAAATCTTTTGACGGGAAGGGTGGAGAGTTTGGGCCAAATACAGTTGGTGAGGCTCAATGGCGCACACAATGGAATGCAGACCGGAATGGAGATATTTATCCGACGCATGGTGCTGGCCCGATTATGAATTATATCGATATCAACAGGGGGAATCAGTTTACAAACCTGGTTTCGTTTGCTTCCAAATCAAGAGGATTGCACCAGTATATTGAGAAAAAGTCTCCCGGAAACAAAAACCTTGCAGTAAACTTCAAAAATGGTGACCTGGTTACCACTATGCTGAACTGTGCAAACGGAGAAACGGTGACTTTAACACATGATACGCATTTACCCAGACCCTATTCTTTAGGATTCAGAGTACAGGGAACACGCGGTTTGTGGATGGATGTCGCAGATTCAATTTATATAGAAGGGGAATCCGGAACCTATGATGAATGGGATAAGGCGAAAATATGGCTGGATAAATATGACCATCCCTTATGGAAAAAACATCAGCATGAGGCAGATGGTGCTGGGCATGGCGGGATGGATTGGTTTGTTTTTAACGCTTTTGTAGAAGCTGTTAAACAGCGGATACAAACTCCGATAGATATTTATGACTCCTTAACGATGAGTGTCATCACTCCGCTTTCTGAAAAGTCAATACAAGAGGGAAATATGCCACAGCAGTTTCCTGATTTTACGAAAGGAAAGTGGAAAGATCTTAAAAACACGTTTGCACTGAATAATAAATTTTAAACAACTAGCAATCACCTACAATTATGAAAAACACAATTCTAGTATCAATGCTGATGCTTTCTTTGACTGCTTGTCAAAAAGAAAGTACAAACAATGGAGATAATAATGTCTCGCAGGGTGATCAAAATGAAGCCAATAAAGTATCCTGGTGGCAACCCAAAGCAAGTGTGACATTTGACTGGTGCCTGGATGATCTGAAAAACAGCGATACATTTACCGCAGAAGTAGTCGATGTAGATGCATTTACGACAACTGCCCAGCAGGTAGCGGCATTACATGCGCAAGGTAAAAAAGTCATTGCATATATTTCTGCCGGAACAATTGAAGACGACAGGCCTGATATCAATCTGCTTCCAAAAGAAGTGATTGGCCAGGTGTATCCAGAGTGGCCAAAGGAGCGCTGGCTAGATATCAGACAACGGGAAAAACTAAGACCCTGGCTTAATTCCCGTATTGATCGGATTATCAGTAAAGGGTTTGATGCGATAGAGCCAGATAATCTGGATAGTTACAGTAATGAAACAGGGTTCGATATCAGTATCAATGACACTAAACTATATTGTGATTTTCTGATTAAACTAGCTCATGACAAAGGTCTGGGCATTGGTCAGAAAAATGTACCTGAGCTCTCTGCAGAATACAGTAAGAAATTCGACTGGGTATTAACTGAAGATGCCTTTGATCAAAAATGGGAGAATGATGTAAAACCTTATATCGCACAAAATAAGCCTGTGTTTGCAGTTGAATATACTGATCGGACATCACAAAGTACATTTACGAATACTATATGTCCTAAAGCAAAGAATTTAAAATATTCTGCTATTCTTAAGAAAAGAGAGCTGAATAAATGGGTTTTCACCTGTAAATAGATAAATCGTAATCTTTTCAAGCCATCAAAACCTTAAATGTCTATAAGGGTTTGATGGCTTGGTTTTTTGTATTTAGAATAATTTTCTGTCTTTCTCCTCAATTGGAATATTGTTGATAGCAGCAAACCTCTTTTGCATTAGGCCATCGGCATTGAATTCCCAATTTTCATTCCCATAAGCTCGGAACCACTGTCCTGACTCATCGTTAAATTCATATTCAAATCTAACTGCAATTCTATTGCCGGTGAAAGCCCACAGCTCCTTTTTAAGCCTGTAATTGTGTTCTTTTTTCCATTTATCCTTAAGAAAATTGACTACTTCTTCACGTCCATTGATGAATTGATTGCGATTTCTCCATTCAGTATCTATTGTATAGGCCAGAGATACACGTTCAGGATCTTTACTATTCCATGCATCTTCAGCATTTTGTACTTTAAGTAAGGCTGTTTCTGTATTAAATGGAGGTAATGGGAATTTCTTTTCCATAGCTTTATTGATTTAAAATGTTTAATAATAGAACGATCTGTCTGTTTTTTAATAAGGCAAAAGTATGAATTATTATTCATAAAGCAGACTGATCGGTCTGCTTTGTTTTTATTACAATTAAAGCAATGTTTTTATAGTTTTTTTCGACTGAATAATTGGCCATTGATCTCTGTAAAGATGGCTTTCCAGCATAGAGGATTCAAATAAAAGGTAAATGTGATCTTTTAACAATTGACCTTGTTCAGGAAATATGCTGGCCAGATAATCTCGTAAATTCTGTTTGTGGTGCTGAATAATAGTATATATAGTTTGATCAGCCGGACTGATTTCGGAAAGTATATTCATAAAGGCGCAACCTCTAAAGTCTTCCTGATCATTCATGCTGATCAGAAAATCAAATGCCGCCATCAATTTTTCTTCAGGATCAGTTAACTCTTCAGTGAATTTCATCAACGCATCAAACCAGTACTTGTGACGGAAATTAAGGAAGGCAATGC is a window encoding:
- a CDS encoding endo alpha-1,4 polygalactosaminidase; its protein translation is MKNTILVSMLMLSLTACQKESTNNGDNNVSQGDQNEANKVSWWQPKASVTFDWCLDDLKNSDTFTAEVVDVDAFTTTAQQVAALHAQGKKVIAYISAGTIEDDRPDINLLPKEVIGQVYPEWPKERWLDIRQREKLRPWLNSRIDRIISKGFDAIEPDNLDSYSNETGFDISINDTKLYCDFLIKLAHDKGLGIGQKNVPELSAEYSKKFDWVLTEDAFDQKWENDVKPYIAQNKPVFAVEYTDRTSQSTFTNTICPKAKNLKYSAILKKRELNKWVFTCK
- a CDS encoding nuclear transport factor 2 family protein, which encodes MEKKFPLPPFNTETALLKVQNAEDAWNSKDPERVSLAYTIDTEWRNRNQFINGREEVVNFLKDKWKKEHNYRLKKELWAFTGNRIAVRFEYEFNDESGQWFRAYGNENWEFNADGLMQKRFAAINNIPIEEKDRKLF
- a CDS encoding phosphotransferase enzyme family protein, producing MKRIKNLFEITSQFKCHVDISSLRSYGTGHINDTYRLKNLVSEEHDYLLQKINHHVFKDVPKLTENICRVIAHLKNKMIIAGEGNPDKEVMTMVATKSGPYFYQDSHGEYWRMCHFLKDTKTYDVVETEKQAYEGGKAFGKFQAMLCDLSPEVMYEVIPDFHNIEKRLGQLEHAVNADSFDRVQQVLPELETIQASAKSMLFFQEDEQRLTLPMRVTHNDTKFNNVLLNLKGKAQCIIDLDTVMADYIAYDFGDAIRTIINTAAEDEAELSNIKLNLPLFKAYTKGYMKEAGQFLNEWELRSLIKGVLLLPYMQAVRFLTDYLNGDIYYKIESPHHNLQRTRAQLQLLKELFTHSKSMEKVIFKEAKKHQLIKS
- a CDS encoding TetR/AcrR family transcriptional regulator, with protein sequence MRKKVADPKTRILETATRLFYTQGYNATGINQIIKEAEVARASLYLHYQSKEELCIAFLNFRHKYWFDALMKFTEELTDPEEKLMAAFDFLISMNDQEDFRGCAFMNILSEISPADQTIYTIIQHHKQNLRDYLASIFPEQGQLLKDHIYLLFESSMLESHLYRDQWPIIQSKKTIKTLL
- a CDS encoding Gfo/Idh/MocA family protein codes for the protein MDRRHFCANGLVGLAGLTLMPSGVLFANAKDKIKLGYIGVGLRGRNHISEGLLRSDVEITAICDTQESSLKYCRAQFVKAGKKLPAEYTGGLDAYKKLLERKDIDAVIIATPWEFHKEQAIDAMRAGKYVGCEVIAGITVEDHWEILKVYEETKIPYMTLENVCYRRDVLAVLNMVRNNVFGELIHLEGGYQHDLRGVLFNDGKSFDGKGGEFGPNTVGEAQWRTQWNADRNGDIYPTHGAGPIMNYIDINRGNQFTNLVSFASKSRGLHQYIEKKSPGNKNLAVNFKNGDLVTTMLNCANGETVTLTHDTHLPRPYSLGFRVQGTRGLWMDVADSIYIEGESGTYDEWDKAKIWLDKYDHPLWKKHQHEADGAGHGGMDWFVFNAFVEAVKQRIQTPIDIYDSLTMSVITPLSEKSIQEGNMPQQFPDFTKGKWKDLKNTFALNNKF
- a CDS encoding right-handed parallel beta-helix repeat-containing protein, translated to MKKVIIIILLAGLFSACSKVNNLEPGQSATSKDKTMLLAVTSYYVNGTSGNDANSGTTAATALKTIQAALNKTTDGAGSTIFVAAGTYQERLNWPNSGASATEPITLTNYNSGTVILDGTNATNTAQNAMIAIASKSYIRIQSIRIANNIRGFASGIYMSGSGTDVHFTDCKLYNIGWTTNAAAVPSSSDNANPLVIVGTTANSYNQIYIGNNEIYNCTTGFSEGLTVAGNVENFLIENNTVHDITNIGIDMTGNYAWTGAPANVNFARNGNVKYNKVYRCVSPVATSAGIYVDGAKWINIEGNTCYENSTGISAGCENNNNSTDGINIRSNFIYNNVEAGIIMGSNAANSKVINSTITNNTLFKNYSKTGWGGEIHLQNTDHLTITNNIIQSASNIVIVASSGYTSTNLVFDYNNYFSASGSSATVTFDWGGISGITYPSFAAFKTGTGLDANSSYGMPSFVSATLPNPNLHLGSASLCVNKGLPSFVAQPGEFDIDKEARVRNGRVDIGADESAY